In a single window of the Vicugna pacos chromosome 8, VicPac4, whole genome shotgun sequence genome:
- the MTRF1L gene encoding peptide chain release factor 1-like, mitochondrial isoform X2: MLFTSEIFDMYQQYATFKRWHFETLEYFPSETGGLRHASASIGGSEAYKHMKFEGGVHRVQRVPKTEKQGRIHTSTMTVAILPQPTEINLVINPKDLRIDTKRASGAGGQHVNTTDSAVRIVHLPTGIVSECQQERSQLKNREMAMKKLRAKLYSLHLEEETTKRYNARKIQIGTKGRSEKIRTYNFPQNRVTDHRINKSLHDLETFMQGKYLLDELVQSLKDYANYESLVELISKKV, encoded by the exons ATGTTGTTTACTTCAGAGATATTTGATATGTATCAGCAATATGCCACATTTAAAAGATGGCATTTTGAAACCCTGGAATATTTCCCAAGTGAAACAG GTGGCCTTAGACATGCGTCTGCCAGCATTGGAGGCTCAGAAGCCTATAAGCACATGAAATTTGAAGGAGGTGTGCACAGAGTACAGAGAGTGCCCAAGACAGAGAAGCAAGGCCGCATCCACACAAGCACCATGACCGTGGCAATCTTACCCCAACCCACAGAG ATTAATCTGGTGATTAACCCTAAAGATCTGAGAATTGATACTAAGCGAGCCAGTGGAGCCGGAGGGCAGCACGTCAATACCACGGACAGCGCTGTCCGTATAGTGCATCTTCCAACAG GTATTGTTTCTGAATGCCAACAAGAGAGATCTCAACTGAAAAATAGAGAGATGGCCATGAAAAAGTTACGTGCAAAACTGTACAGCCTGCATCTAGAAGAAGAAACAACTAAAAGATACAATGCTAGAAAAATTCAG attGGCACTAAAGGAAGGTCAGAGAAAATAAGAACATACAATTTTCCACAGAACCGGGTCACAGATCACAGAATAAATAAGTCACTTCATGATCTTGAAACTTTTATGCAAGGAAAGTATCTACTGGATGAACTTGTACAGTCGTTGAAGGACTATGCTAATTATGAATCTTTAGTAgaacttatttccaaaaaagTTTAA
- the MTRF1L gene encoding peptide chain release factor 1-like, mitochondrial isoform X1: MRSRLLLSAARGFWALRAAGPARRHVSCGSLPVEELFARGGPLRTFLERQVGSEAQLRVRGTELVAVAKLLSEKEQELQETEHLLHDENEDLRKLAENEITSCQKEIAQLKHQIILLLAPSEETDESDLILEVTAGVGGQEAMLFTSEIFDMYQQYATFKRWHFETLEYFPSETGGLRHASASIGGSEAYKHMKFEGGVHRVQRVPKTEKQGRIHTSTMTVAILPQPTEINLVINPKDLRIDTKRASGAGGQHVNTTDSAVRIVHLPTGIVSECQQERSQLKNREMAMKKLRAKLYSLHLEEETTKRYNARKIQIGTKGRSEKIRTYNFPQNRVTDHRINKSLHDLETFMQGKYLLDELVQSLKDYANYESLVELISKKV, encoded by the exons ATGCGGTCCCGGCTTTTGCTGAGTGCTGCTCGGGGCTTTTGGGCCCTCCGGGCTGCTGGTCCAGCCCGGCGACACGTAAGCTGCGGTAGCCTGCCGGTGGAGGAGCTGTTCGCCCGCGGCGGGCCCCTGCGGACCTTTCTCGAGCGCCAGGTAGGGTCTGAAGCCCAGTTGCGGGTCAGAGGGACTGAGCTGGTGGCGGTGGCCAAACTTCTGAGCGAGAaggagcaggagctgcaggagacCGAGCACTTGCTGCATG atGAAAATGAAGACTTAAGGAAACTTGCAGAGAATGAAATAACTTCGTGTCAAAAAGAAATAGCTCAGTTGAAGCATCAG ATTATCTTACTTTTGGCTCCCtcagaagaaacagatgaaagtGACTTGATCCTGGAGGTAACTGCTGGAGTTGGGGGTCAGGAGGCAATGTTGTTTACTTCAGAGATATTTGATATGTATCAGCAATATGCCACATTTAAAAGATGGCATTTTGAAACCCTGGAATATTTCCCAAGTGAAACAG GTGGCCTTAGACATGCGTCTGCCAGCATTGGAGGCTCAGAAGCCTATAAGCACATGAAATTTGAAGGAGGTGTGCACAGAGTACAGAGAGTGCCCAAGACAGAGAAGCAAGGCCGCATCCACACAAGCACCATGACCGTGGCAATCTTACCCCAACCCACAGAG ATTAATCTGGTGATTAACCCTAAAGATCTGAGAATTGATACTAAGCGAGCCAGTGGAGCCGGAGGGCAGCACGTCAATACCACGGACAGCGCTGTCCGTATAGTGCATCTTCCAACAG GTATTGTTTCTGAATGCCAACAAGAGAGATCTCAACTGAAAAATAGAGAGATGGCCATGAAAAAGTTACGTGCAAAACTGTACAGCCTGCATCTAGAAGAAGAAACAACTAAAAGATACAATGCTAGAAAAATTCAG attGGCACTAAAGGAAGGTCAGAGAAAATAAGAACATACAATTTTCCACAGAACCGGGTCACAGATCACAGAATAAATAAGTCACTTCATGATCTTGAAACTTTTATGCAAGGAAAGTATCTACTGGATGAACTTGTACAGTCGTTGAAGGACTATGCTAATTATGAATCTTTAGTAgaacttatttccaaaaaagTTTAA
- the MTRF1L gene encoding peptide chain release factor 1-like, mitochondrial isoform X3: protein MRSRLLLSAARGFWALRAAGPARRHVSCGSLPVEELFARGGPLRTFLERQVGSEAQLRVRGTELVAVAKLLSEKEQELQETEHLLHDENEDLRKLAENEITSCQKEIAQLKHQHILKHEAYCCNGRKTDVGTRI from the exons ATGCGGTCCCGGCTTTTGCTGAGTGCTGCTCGGGGCTTTTGGGCCCTCCGGGCTGCTGGTCCAGCCCGGCGACACGTAAGCTGCGGTAGCCTGCCGGTGGAGGAGCTGTTCGCCCGCGGCGGGCCCCTGCGGACCTTTCTCGAGCGCCAGGTAGGGTCTGAAGCCCAGTTGCGGGTCAGAGGGACTGAGCTGGTGGCGGTGGCCAAACTTCTGAGCGAGAaggagcaggagctgcaggagacCGAGCACTTGCTGCATG atGAAAATGAAGACTTAAGGAAACTTGCAGAGAATGAAATAACTTCGTGTCAAAAAGAAATAGCTCAGTTGAAGCATCAG CACATACTGAAGCATGAAGCATACTGCTGTAATGGGAGGAAGACTGATGTAGGCACAAGGATCTGA